In Maridesulfovibrio sp., the genomic stretch AAGCTGGTCAAAAACATGTACCATGCAGCGCTGGCATGTAACAAAGCAGTTATGTTTCAGAACCCGGATGACCGCGACCTGTTCAAAAAACTGGGAATCATACCGGCTGCAAAAGCGGCGGTGATCACCAACGGTTCCGGAGTTGATCTCGAACATTACGCAAGCTCCCCTGTCCCGCAGGGTGATCCAGTGTTCCTGTGCATTGCCCGACTGCTTAACGAGAAGGGTGTGCGAGAATTTGCTGAAGCCGGAACGCGCTTGAAAGAGAAATATCCACAAGCGGAATTCAGGCTGGTCGGCCCTCACGACCACGGCCCGGATTCAATAAGTGACGATCTTATTGCTGCATGGCAGAATAGCGGAATTGATTGCATAGGTCCGGTTGACGATGTACGGAAAGAGTTGAAAAATTGCTCGGTATACGTACTGCCTTCCTACCGCGAGGGCACGCCACGTTCCGTGCTTGAAGCCATGGCCAGCGGAAGGGCAGTTGTAACAACAGATGCCACAGGTTGCCGTGAAACCGTGATTGAAGGCCAGAACGGATTCATGGTTCCGGTTAAAAATATTTCCGCCTTGGAACAGGCCATGGAAAAGTTTATTCTCCATCCTGAACTTATGCAGCCTATGGGTGACGCTTCGCTGAAATATGCTGCTGATAAATTTGATGTTAACAAGGTCAACGCGACCATTATGCATTGTATGGGATTATAAATGACTTTGAAAAGATGGTTTGATCTTGTTATTTCAATTACTACGCTGATAATTTTCTTTCCGCTGCTGGTAATACTCACTGTTGTCATTCACAAAAAGATGGGCGGCGGCATTTTCTTTATTCAGCGCAGACCCGGACGGCATGGAAAACCGTTTAACATCATCAAGTTCAAAACCATGTCCGATGCCCGAGACAAACATGGCAACCTGCTCCCGGATTCTGAACGCTTAAGCAGGTTCGGACGCTTCCTGCGTTCAACTTCTTTGGATGAACTGCCGGAACTGGTCAACGTTATATTCGGTGATATGTCGCTGGTCGGGCCGCGTCCGCTGCTCATGCAATACCTTGATCGCTACAGCCCGGAACAGGCCCGTCGACACGATGTGCTGCCCGGAATAACCGGATGGGCGCAGGTCAACGGTCGCAATGCAATCTCATGGGATGAAAAATTCAAGCTCGATGTCTGGTATGTGGATAACCACAACCTGCTGCTTGATATTAAAATTTTGTATCTCACCGTGGCCCGTGTTTTTAAACGCGAAGGCATCTCCCAGCCCGGACAGGCCACAGCTCAGGAATTCATGGGGAATGAATAATGAAAAAAATCATCATCATGGGTGCTGGTGGACACGGTCAGGTTGTTGCTGATGCCTTAAAACAAATGAAGAGTGCTGAACCTGTAGCCTTTGTAGACGAAAATAACGAACTGCACGGCAAAAAGATCATGGGCATACCCGTACCCGGCGGCAGCACGGCAATAAAAGCCATCCCGCATGACGGCATTGTCATCGCCCTTGGTGATAACGCGCTGCGGAAACGGATTTTTAATGAACTGCGTGAAGCCGGGGAAAACCTGTTTTCGGTCATTCACCCCTCGGCAATAATCGCTGCTGACGTGAAAATCGGTGACGGTTGCATGATCCTGGCAGGAGCGGTGATCAATACTCAGGCCGAGATAAAAGACAACACCATCATCAATACCAACTCGACCATTGAGCACCATAACCGGATAGGCCCGCACGCCCATATCGCCCCCGGATCAACGCTAGGCGGGGAAGTTGTTGTCGGGGAAGAAGCCATGGTCGGCATCGGAGCGACTGTTCTACCGCGAACCTCAATCGGGGAAAAAAGCATCTTAGGCGGCGGGTCAACAGCGATTAAGAATATTCCCGGCGGCGCAACCGCCGCAGGTGTTCCGGCATACATTCTACCTTAACAGTATGGATATATTAAAATAATCATTACAACAACTTTCAGCTATACTTTGCTAATCTGTACTTAAACCTGAAAATATTATATCAGACCCGTGGTTACAAAAACTTTCAGCGCAAAGGAAATCCTGCAAGTGTCCGCAAGCAATAATAAACGCATATATCTTTCCCCACCGCATATGGCCGGTAATGAGCAGGAATATGTGCGTCAGGCTTTTGAAAGCAATTTCATTGCCCCACTCGGCCCCATGGTTAACGGTTTTGAACAGGATTTCTCCAAATTTACCGGATTTGCGCACTGCGCTGCCCTTGCCAGCGGTACAGCAGCTCTGCACATTGCTCTGCGCATTATCGATGTCCAGCCCGGAGACGTGGTGATTGCTTCCTCGCTGACCTTCATCGGCAGCGTCAGCCCGGCGACTTTCATGGGAGCGGAACCTGTATTTATCGACTCTGACTACAAATCATGGAACATGGACCCGGATCTGCTTGCCGAAGCAGTGGAATACTATATTTCCAAGGGACGTAAACCCAAAGCGGTTGTTCCCACCGACCTTTATGGCCAATGCGCGGATTATGACCGCATTCTGAAAATACTTGAACCGCACGGCATTCCGCTCATTGTGGATGCAGCCGAATCCGTAGGGGCGAGCTACAAAGGAAGGCATGCGGGCAAAGGCGCGCTCATGGCCGCCTATTCCTTTAACGGCAACAAGATCATCACCACTTCCGGGGGCGGACTTCTGGCTTCCGATGACGAAGATATCATCAGCCGAGCACGCTGGCTTTCCCAACAGGCCAAAGAGCCGGAACCCTACTACGAACACAAGGAAATCGGGTATAACTACCGCATGTCCAACCTTGTGGCCGCCGTTGGCCGGGGGCAGGTGGAAGTCATTCCCGAACGGGTTGAACGCAAACGGGAGATTTTCAATTTTTACGAGCGAGAGCTTGGTGTATGCCCCGGAATTTCATTCATGCCCGAAGCGGATTACGGAAAATGCAACCGTTGGCTTACGGTCATGCTTGTTGACGAAAAAAAATTCGGCGCATCTCCTGACGAAATCCGCCTTGCACTTGAAAAAGAAAATATTGAATCCCGCCCTGTCTGGAAACCAATGCATAAGCAGCCGGTTTTCAAAGACAACACGGTATTCGGCGGTAAAGTCAGTGAGGATCTGTTTAAACGCGGACTCTGCCTGCCTTCAGGCACTGCCATGACCGCAGGAGATTTGCAGCGCGTCGCAGAACTGATCAAAAGGTGCGGAAAATAAAAGATGTTCCATAACCTGCGAAATATAAATTTCTATGTCATGATCCTGTTGGATCTGCTTATTTTCATAGGCGCATTTTACAGTGCCTATCTGTTCCGGTTCGATTTTAGCCTTCCCGGCTATGCGGAGACCCAATGCTTTGAACTGCTCAAGTACACTCTGGTTATCAAATTCTCAGTTTTTCTGGGACTTGGTTTATACCGTGGAATGTGGCGCTACACCAGTCTGCGTGATCTCTGGCATATCCTGGAGGCCACTTTCCTGCAATCGCTTATTTTAATAACTGTTGTACTCTATAAATTCGGGTTCAGCGGTTTTTCACGCGGTGTTTTCATCATCGACTGGCTGCTGACTGTTTTCATGTGCGGTGGCATGCGGGTCATAATCCGTTCTTTTTATGCTATCAAAGATGGAAATTCCATCAAGCTTTCCCCTGAGACATGCCCAGTTGACGGAGCAAAAGTCCTCATAATCGGAGCAGGACGTGCGGGAGAAAAGGTTGTCCGCGAAATAAGAAGCAGCGGGCAACTCAAATACCTGCCCATCGGCTTTTTGGATAACGACAAAAGCAAAAGAGGACGGACTATTCATGGAGTTCCGGTACTCGGTCCCCTTTCCGATCTTCAAGAGTTGGTGGCAAATAAATGCGTTAATGAAATCCTCATTGCCGTTGCAGAGGCTTCCGGGAAAGAAATGCGTGAAATCATTGACGCCTGTAAGGAAACCAGACTGCCATATAAAATCCTGCCCGGCATGGATGAAATAATTAACGGCAAAGTCGGCATCAAGGCCCTGCGTGATGTCAGCTATCAGGATCTGCTTGGGCGCGCTCCGGTACAGCTGGATACAACCTCAATCAGTGAATATCTTTCCGGTAAAACTGTTCTTGTTACAGGTTGCGGCGGTTCTATCGGTTCGGAGCTGGTCCGTCAGGTCGTACGCTTTAATCCCGCCAAGCTTATCCTTGTGGATTTAAGTGAAGCAAACCTGTACGCCATTCAGATGGAACTACACCACGAGCTTAATTTTCATGAGTATGTAACGGTACTCGGTTCTATTCAGGATGAGCAGCTCATGGATGAAACTTTTAATAATTACAAACCGCACACAGTATTCCATGCCGCGGCCTACAAGCATGTACCCATGATGGAGCGCAATCCTTGGCAGGCGGTGCACAATAATATCTGCGGGACCAAGAATATCATGACCGCAGCGGATAAGCACGGCGTCGCCCGCTTTGTTATCGTGTCCACGGACAAGGCAGTACGGCCGACCAACATCATGGGAGCATCCAAGCGCGTAACCGAACTGCTCATGCGTTTGTTCCACAATTCAAAGACCACCTTCATGGCCGTGCGTTTCGGGAATGTGGTCGGTTCATCCGGCTCCGTGGTTCCCCTTTTCCGACGCCAGATTGAACGGGGCGGCCCGGTCACGGTCACTCATAAAGACGTTACACGTTACTTCATGTCCATCTCCGAAGCGGCCCAGCTTATTTTGCAGGCCGGGGTCATGGCCGATGGTGGGGAAATATTCATCCTTGAAATGGGCGAACCCATCAAAATAGCCGATATGGCCCGCGACCTGATCAGGCTCTCCGGCAAAGAACCGGACAAAGACATTGAAATCATCTTCACCGGACTGCGTGAGGGAGAGAAACTTTATGAAGAGCTGATAACTGAAGGCGAAGGCATTGTACGCACCGAGCATGACAAAATCATGGTTCTCAAAGGCGTTGAGAATGATCTTGAAGCCTACACCGCATGCTTCAAAAAACAGCTTTGTACACTGAAAGATGCTGCCGACAGATTTCAGGCCGATGAGGTCAGAACTCTGCTTCATGCTGCCGTACCAGAATTCGATGAAGAGTGCTGATCCAAGTACCTACTGACCATAAAACCAGAACTCACAGAACTGCCGTTTGAAACTTCAATCCGGCAGTTTTCCGGTCTTCAAAACACTCTCTTTTCTATATCACCACAGCACCTTCATTGACTGTTTGTTCAGAATAACGTAACGAACTCACATCATGCTGAAAGAACTATTCACCTCCAAAACTAGAATCAAACTGCTGCTCAAGCTGTTTCTCAACCCTGATGTATCCTCGTATCTAAGGGAATTAGCAGCAGAATTTGATGTTTCTCCAAATGCCATGAAAGAGGAATTAGATGGATTAAGTGAAGCAGGCTACCTGAACAAAAAAAAGGAAGGCCGCTACATTTTTTACAACGCTAACTCTTCACATCCCTTTTTTCCTGAAATCAGTTCCATTGTGCGTAAATATATCGGGATCGATCAGATTCTGGAATATATTCTCTCCACCATCGGCGATGTTGATTCTGTCTACATCCTTGATGATTACGCTAAGGGAATAGATTCTGGAATAATTGATGTTCTGATCATCGGTAACGAAACCAATTCAGAGCGTATCGGCGACCTATGCACCAAGGCCGAGGAAGCTATAAAGCGCAAGATCAGAATTATGGTTCTTGATACCGACGAATTCAATAAAACCAGTAATATTTATTTAAGACGACCTAATTGGAAGGTTGTCTAAACAACATAAACTTCCATTATATCATGGAGAATTAAATCTTATGAATATTCCCTTTATTGACCTTAAAAAGCAGTTTTCAAGGATAGAAAAACAGATCCGCGAAAACATGGATACCGTTCTTGATCATGGCGCCTACATCATGGGCCCCGAAATTCCGGCACTTGAGAAAACTCTCGCTGAATTCTGCGGCACCAAGCACGCTCTCAGCTGTGCTTCCGGTACTGATGCGCTGACCCTCGCGCTCATGTCTCTTGATGTGAAACCCGGCGATGCAGTCTTCACCACTCCGTTCACCTTCTTCGCTACTGCCGAAACCATTGCCCTGACAGGCGCAACACCAGTTTTCGTTGACATCGACCCGGTCACTTTCAACATCGACCCGGAAAAGCTCGATAAAACCATCGAAGCTCTCAAAAACAGCGACGACAGCACTCCCCTGCCAAAGGTTGACGGCCTGACAGCCAGAGGTATCATTTCCGTTGATATTTTCGGTCTTCCCGCCGATTACGAAGCAATCAAAGCTGTTGCCGACAAGCACGGTCTCTTCCTCATTGAAGACGCAGCGCAGAGCTTCGGCGGTGAATACAAAGGAAAACGCGCCTGCTCACTGGGCGACATAACCTGCACCTCCTTCTTTCCAGCCAAGCCTCTCGGCTGCTACGGTGACGGCGGAATGTGCTTCACCGATGACGATGCCCTGATCGAACGTCTGCGCTCCCACCGTATTCACGGCATGGGACCGGACCGTTATGACAACGTCCGCCTCGGCATAACCGGCCGTATGGACTCTTTGCAGGCAGCAATCCTTCAGGCCAAATTCGAAATTTTCCCTGAAGAAGTAGACCTGCGCGACAAGGTTGCCGCTACTTATGCAGACCTTCTTGCTGATGTTGAAGGGCTGACCACTCCGTCCGTACCCGAAGGTTACCGTTCCGTTTGGGCCCAGTACTGCTCATTGGCGAAAGACGGCGAGCATCGCAAGCGCATTCAGGCAGCATTGCAGGAAAAAGGAATTCCTTCCCCGATCTACTATCCGATCCCGCTGCACCTTCAGACTGCATTTAAAGATCTCGGATACAAAATGGGCGATTGCCCGATCAGCGAAGATGCTGCCAGCCGCATTTTCGCAATTCCCATGCACCCTTACCTTGAAAGGGAACAGCAGGAATTCATCGCCGACATCATCAGGAATGCCTAACGCATGAGCAAAACCCTGCTTGTCATCATTACAGATCGCCTTTCCCATATCATTGGGAAAGGCGAACTTATTGACCGCTACTACAATCCCGGCGGTGTCTTCAGTGACGTGCATATCCTGATGACAAATGATGACAGGCCGGACCATGCCGCCCTGCAAAGGACGGTGGGCGACGCAAAACTGACCCTGCACAACCTGCCTTCCGGTATGGGACTGCTGGGCAAAACATTATGGCGTCCTTTTCTGCTGAAAGGCTGGGCTGATCAGGCTGTAAAAATTGCCGAAGGAATCAATCCGGACCTGATCCGCTGCTACGGCAATTTCATAAACGGCTATGCGGCGGCCCGAATAAAGGAACTACTAGGCATTCCTTTATTCGTCTCTCTGCACACCCAGCCGGACCAGACTCGGGCCAACCCGGAAGTGGATTTCAAGACCAGGGTATTTTATGCCCTTTCACAAGCTGTTGAGAAATACACCCTGCAAAGGGCGGATAAAGTCAGCTGCGTATACGGCTCGATCATGGATTACGCCAAAGCCAAAGGAGCCAAAGACCCTTTTGTCGCTTACAATGTGATCAACCCCGGAAAGATCATCCGCAAGACGGATTACAGTTTATCCGGACCGCTCAAAATTTTATATGTAGGCCGGGTTATTCCGGCGAAAAATCCCCTGAACATAATTCGCGCTCTACAGAATCTCGATGCCACACTGGCTGTGGTCGGCAGCGGCAGCAAAATTCAGGAAGCTGAAGAATTGGTGCGGGAGTTGGGATTGGAGAATAAAGTCAGCTTCATACCATCCATGACCAATGATGAACTGTGCCGTACCATGCACGAATATGATATTTTCGCCGGGCACTCCCAGTACAGCGAATTCCCCAAGACCGTGCTGGAAACTTCCCTGTGCGGATTGCCCATTTTGTTTAATTCGCGTAGGGGGACACCTGTTCCTGAATTTGAAAATAATATAGCCAGAATGGTGGAAGACTCTCCGTCCGGCTACCGTTCGGGAATTAAATTTTACCTGAGTGAAAAAAACCGCGCCGACTATGGCTCCAGAGCCGTCCGCCATGCAGATGAAAACTGGAGTCCGGAACATGCGGAAAGAGTTTTTGCAGACATCCACAGGGAACTAATCGGGCTATGAAAAAATCAATCCTGTTCATCACATATGATTTTCCGCCGATCCTTTCGCCGGAATCCATTCAAGTCCAGCGTCGGGCCTGTGCATTAGCCCGTGGAGGACACCGCGTCCACGTCCTGACCTGCTGCGAAGATCCTGATTTCGAATTTCTGGACCAACAGCTGTGCAAGGATCACGAGAACCTGACTATCCATCGGGTGAACAAACTTCCCGGTGAAAAATGGCTGCACTACCTTTGCGGCGGCCTTGAAATCACCGACCGCAAATTCTGGTGGAAGTTTCCCGCAGCCAAAATGGCCATTAATCTGATCAAAGAATTTAAGATTGATGCGCTCTATACGCACTCCACCCCGCTGGTGAACCATCTGGCCGGGCTGGCTGTGAAGGAAACCGACCGCAACCTGCAATGGACCGCACATTTTTCCGATCCGTGGACCCTTAACCCTTACCTATCATACAGGACAGGCCTCCAGCGCAAAATCAACCGGATGTACGAACGCGCTGTTATTTCAAGGGCGGATACCATCACCGTCACATCTGAAAAGACCAAAGAACTTTTCGTTAAGGGATTGAATGCGGATCAGGGCAAGATCAAAGTACTGCCCCATGTTTTCGACCCGACCCTGTACACCCGCAGGAAAAGCACTCCGCAAAAGAAAATTATCGCCCATACCGGAAATATTTACGGCTTGCGCTCCGCAGCCCCGCTAATTGAAGCAGTCCACAAGGTTCAACCGAAGAATCTTGAATTTCATTTTTACGGACGCATGAAGGAAGAGGAACGCCAGCTGGCAGAACGCAAATGCCCGGAGCTGGTTAAAATTTTTGATCCGGTCCCTTATCTGGAATCAATTGAAGTTCTCTCCGAAGCGGACATCCTGCTGGTCATTGATGCCCCGCTCAAGGATTCTCCATTTTTTCCTTCAAAACTCGCCGATTATATTGGCGCGGGCAAACCGGTTGTGGCCTTAAGTCCGCTCTCTTCCACCACCACACAGATAGTGCGTGATGTTCAAAAAGAGCTGCTGGTGGCTGACAGTGCCGATGTTCCTTCCATCTCCGCACTTTTGCGCAGGCTGGACTCAACGGAATCTGCCCCTTTACGTGAGGAAGGAAAGGCCCACTACAACATGAACAACAGCTATAAAAACATATACGAGTCCCTTTTCAATGAATAATGCCAAGATACTGATAACCGGCGGCGC encodes the following:
- a CDS encoding glycosyltransferase family 4 protein, which gives rise to MKIAVIGGYGPSLINFRGPMLRAMKEAGHEVYGIAPLDSADVPEKLAEMGIKYIEAPIERTGMNPLKDLTALWGLVKILKEVRPEAVLSYTIKPVIYGSIAARLAGIKNIYSLITGLGYAFGQTSGKRGLLFKLVKNMYHAALACNKAVMFQNPDDRDLFKKLGIIPAAKAAVITNGSGVDLEHYASSPVPQGDPVFLCIARLLNEKGVREFAEAGTRLKEKYPQAEFRLVGPHDHGPDSISDDLIAAWQNSGIDCIGPVDDVRKELKNCSVYVLPSYREGTPRSVLEAMASGRAVVTTDATGCRETVIEGQNGFMVPVKNISALEQAMEKFILHPELMQPMGDASLKYAADKFDVNKVNATIMHCMGL
- a CDS encoding sugar transferase, which encodes MTLKRWFDLVISITTLIIFFPLLVILTVVIHKKMGGGIFFIQRRPGRHGKPFNIIKFKTMSDARDKHGNLLPDSERLSRFGRFLRSTSLDELPELVNVIFGDMSLVGPRPLLMQYLDRYSPEQARRHDVLPGITGWAQVNGRNAISWDEKFKLDVWYVDNHNLLLDIKILYLTVARVFKREGISQPGQATAQEFMGNE
- a CDS encoding DegT/DnrJ/EryC1/StrS family aminotransferase → MSASNNKRIYLSPPHMAGNEQEYVRQAFESNFIAPLGPMVNGFEQDFSKFTGFAHCAALASGTAALHIALRIIDVQPGDVVIASSLTFIGSVSPATFMGAEPVFIDSDYKSWNMDPDLLAEAVEYYISKGRKPKAVVPTDLYGQCADYDRILKILEPHGIPLIVDAAESVGASYKGRHAGKGALMAAYSFNGNKIITTSGGGLLASDDEDIISRARWLSQQAKEPEPYYEHKEIGYNYRMSNLVAAVGRGQVEVIPERVERKREIFNFYERELGVCPGISFMPEADYGKCNRWLTVMLVDEKKFGASPDEIRLALEKENIESRPVWKPMHKQPVFKDNTVFGGKVSEDLFKRGLCLPSGTAMTAGDLQRVAELIKRCGK
- a CDS encoding nucleoside-diphosphate sugar epimerase/dehydratase gives rise to the protein MFHNLRNINFYVMILLDLLIFIGAFYSAYLFRFDFSLPGYAETQCFELLKYTLVIKFSVFLGLGLYRGMWRYTSLRDLWHILEATFLQSLILITVVLYKFGFSGFSRGVFIIDWLLTVFMCGGMRVIIRSFYAIKDGNSIKLSPETCPVDGAKVLIIGAGRAGEKVVREIRSSGQLKYLPIGFLDNDKSKRGRTIHGVPVLGPLSDLQELVANKCVNEILIAVAEASGKEMREIIDACKETRLPYKILPGMDEIINGKVGIKALRDVSYQDLLGRAPVQLDTTSISEYLSGKTVLVTGCGGSIGSELVRQVVRFNPAKLILVDLSEANLYAIQMELHHELNFHEYVTVLGSIQDEQLMDETFNNYKPHTVFHAAAYKHVPMMERNPWQAVHNNICGTKNIMTAADKHGVARFVIVSTDKAVRPTNIMGASKRVTELLMRLFHNSKTTFMAVRFGNVVGSSGSVVPLFRRQIERGGPVTVTHKDVTRYFMSISEAAQLILQAGVMADGGEIFILEMGEPIKIADMARDLIRLSGKEPDKDIEIIFTGLREGEKLYEELITEGEGIVRTEHDKIMVLKGVENDLEAYTACFKKQLCTLKDAADRFQADEVRTLLHAAVPEFDEEC
- a CDS encoding glycosyltransferase, which encodes MSKTLLVIITDRLSHIIGKGELIDRYYNPGGVFSDVHILMTNDDRPDHAALQRTVGDAKLTLHNLPSGMGLLGKTLWRPFLLKGWADQAVKIAEGINPDLIRCYGNFINGYAAARIKELLGIPLFVSLHTQPDQTRANPEVDFKTRVFYALSQAVEKYTLQRADKVSCVYGSIMDYAKAKGAKDPFVAYNVINPGKIIRKTDYSLSGPLKILYVGRVIPAKNPLNIIRALQNLDATLAVVGSGSKIQEAEELVRELGLENKVSFIPSMTNDELCRTMHEYDIFAGHSQYSEFPKTVLETSLCGLPILFNSRRGTPVPEFENNIARMVEDSPSGYRSGIKFYLSEKNRADYGSRAVRHADENWSPEHAERVFADIHRELIGL
- a CDS encoding DegT/DnrJ/EryC1/StrS family aminotransferase gives rise to the protein MNIPFIDLKKQFSRIEKQIRENMDTVLDHGAYIMGPEIPALEKTLAEFCGTKHALSCASGTDALTLALMSLDVKPGDAVFTTPFTFFATAETIALTGATPVFVDIDPVTFNIDPEKLDKTIEALKNSDDSTPLPKVDGLTARGIISVDIFGLPADYEAIKAVADKHGLFLIEDAAQSFGGEYKGKRACSLGDITCTSFFPAKPLGCYGDGGMCFTDDDALIERLRSHRIHGMGPDRYDNVRLGITGRMDSLQAAILQAKFEIFPEEVDLRDKVAATYADLLADVEGLTTPSVPEGYRSVWAQYCSLAKDGEHRKRIQAALQEKGIPSPIYYPIPLHLQTAFKDLGYKMGDCPISEDAASRIFAIPMHPYLEREQQEFIADIIRNA
- a CDS encoding helix-turn-helix domain-containing protein, whose amino-acid sequence is MLKELFTSKTRIKLLLKLFLNPDVSSYLRELAAEFDVSPNAMKEELDGLSEAGYLNKKKEGRYIFYNANSSHPFFPEISSIVRKYIGIDQILEYILSTIGDVDSVYILDDYAKGIDSGIIDVLIIGNETNSERIGDLCTKAEEAIKRKIRIMVLDTDEFNKTSNIYLRRPNWKVV
- a CDS encoding acetyltransferase; protein product: MKKIIIMGAGGHGQVVADALKQMKSAEPVAFVDENNELHGKKIMGIPVPGGSTAIKAIPHDGIVIALGDNALRKRIFNELREAGENLFSVIHPSAIIAADVKIGDGCMILAGAVINTQAEIKDNTIINTNSTIEHHNRIGPHAHIAPGSTLGGEVVVGEEAMVGIGATVLPRTSIGEKSILGGGSTAIKNIPGGATAAGVPAYILP
- a CDS encoding glycosyltransferase family 4 protein — translated: MKKSILFITYDFPPILSPESIQVQRRACALARGGHRVHVLTCCEDPDFEFLDQQLCKDHENLTIHRVNKLPGEKWLHYLCGGLEITDRKFWWKFPAAKMAINLIKEFKIDALYTHSTPLVNHLAGLAVKETDRNLQWTAHFSDPWTLNPYLSYRTGLQRKINRMYERAVISRADTITVTSEKTKELFVKGLNADQGKIKVLPHVFDPTLYTRRKSTPQKKIIAHTGNIYGLRSAAPLIEAVHKVQPKNLEFHFYGRMKEEERQLAERKCPELVKIFDPVPYLESIEVLSEADILLVIDAPLKDSPFFPSKLADYIGAGKPVVALSPLSSTTTQIVRDVQKELLVADSADVPSISALLRRLDSTESAPLREEGKAHYNMNNSYKNIYESLFNE